Sequence from the Collinsella aerofaciens ATCC 25986 genome:
ATCCAACGCGTGCGAGGCTTCGATCGATGCGGCGCTGGCCGACATCCATTCTAGTGGGCTTCGCGAGGTGCCGAGTTATCTGCGCGATCGCCATCGCCCAGGCAGCGATGAATACGGTGTGTATAAGTATCCACATGATTATCCCGAAGGCTGGGTCGATCAGCGCTATTTGCCCGAGGGACTGGAGCGCGGCGCATTCTGGCAGCCTGCCGGCCGCGGTTGGGAAGAGTGGCGCGTAGAGCAAAGCGAACGCGACCGCAGCGGTAACGCGCCCAAGTAGGTCATTGGCACCTCGCACATTCCCTTTGGGTATCTTTCCCCTTCTTTGGGGTAACATGAAAAACGTCTGTATTTCGATTCCTTTGGGAGGATTGTATGAGTCCCATTCAAATCGCCCTGCTGCTGCTCGCCGTTGCCGGCGTGTGGGCCATCGTTGAGCTCGCGCTTACCCTGCGCAAGACCCGCACCGTTGTCGACTCGCTCGATAAGACCGTCAACGACCTTAACAACACCATCGCCGAGGCTCAGCCTGTGGTGGCAAAGCTCGATGGCGCTGTCGATGAGCTTACGCCGGCGCTTGCTCAGATGGAGCCGCTGCTTAAGTCGAGCAAGACGGCAGTTGATGCCCTTACCTCCAATCTCGTAGAGGTCGAAGCCGTGGTTCGCGACATTTCCGAGGTTACGGGCAGCATGGCCGAGGCCAGCAATGCTGTGTCGAGCGTGACCGACTCTGCTGCCGGTGCTGTGCAGAAGCTCTTCAATAAGGTGAAGGCTCCTGCAGCCGATGCCGATCGCAAGCTCGCCGCTGCCGCTGCGGAGGCCGAGCAGCCTACCGAGCGCGTCCTAATTGGCGAGGACGAGGCCGCCGCGGGCGACGATGATGGTCAGAAGTCTGTATCCAAGCCGGCTCAGTATTACACCTATACGCCCGCCGAGACCTCTGAGGAGTCCTGCGATGAGTAGCGAAGCAACCTGCCCTATCACGCTGACCGTTGCCGGTGACCCGCGTCTCGCTCGCCTTGTGCGCATGACGGCAGCCAACGTTGGTGCCCTGTGCTCTATGTCTGTCGATCGCATCGAGGACATCCGCATGGCTGCTGAGGAGGCTTTCATCTTTGGTTGCACCGCGGTCGACTGCGATGACATCACCATCAAATTCGATGTCGATGAGACCCACGTTGGCATGACTATTACCTTTGGCGACCAGGCTACGGTCGATGAAGACGACCAGGCTGCGGTGTATGCCGAGCTCATCCTCGCGAGCGTGTGCGACTCCTACGAAAAGACTACGGCGCCCCTGACGCTTTCCCTCGACCTCAAGGCGGATATCTAATATGACCGAACGTTCCCGGAGCGGCAAGGCCGCTTGGGACAAGGAGAAAACCCGCGAGCTGTTTCGTCGTTACAAGGAGACCGGTGATCCGGACGCCCGTGAGCAGCTCGTCATGTCCCATATGAACCTGGTAAGGTTTCTTGCCAACAAATTTAAGAATCGCGGCGAGCCGCTCGACGACCTCATGCAGGTCGGCTATCTGGGCTTGCTCAAGGCTATCGACCGCTTTGACCCCGAGCGCGGACTCGAGTTCACAACGTTTGCAACACCCACTATCCTGGGCGAGATCAAACGCCATTTCCGCGACAAGGGCTGGAGCGTGCGCGTACCGCGTCGTCTGCAGGAGCTCTCGGCCAAGGTCAACCAAGCTACCGACAAACTTACCAACGAGCTGCAGCGTTCGCCCAAGGTTGAGGAGATCGCTGAGTATCTAGATGTGACTGTCGATGAGGTCCTCGAGGCTATGGAATCGTCTTCGGCCTATACCTCGGTGCCCATCGAGGCTCCTGGTGCGTCCGATTCCGACGATGCCCCTTCGATTCTTGACCGTTACGCCGACGACGACAACGAGCTCGACTTTACCGATGACCGCCTGGTGATCGAGGAAGCCATCCGCGATTTCTCGCCGCGCGAGCGCGAGGTGATCGAGCTGCGCTTTGTGAAGGGCATGACCCAGATCGAGATCGCCAAGAAGCTGGGTATTTCTCAGGTGCAGGTTTCGCGTCTGCTGCGCCGCACGCTTAAGAAGATTCAGGACAAGATCGACCCCGACGGAGTGATGATTCGTTCATGAGTGAGCACCCCCAACAAACCGATCGCGTGCTGCGCGACACCCGCATTCTGACGCTGCGCATTTGGGCTGTTGTCGGCTGCATTGTCATCGCCGCTGTCATCTTTAACCTTATGGGCATCCTGGCACCGGTTATTGAGTTTCTTGCCGTCGGTTCCATCATTGCTTTTGTGATGTCCCCGATCACCAACTGGCTCGAGCACCATGGCGTGAATCGCGGCATCGGTTCGCTTGTCGCGCTTATTGTTGTTGTTGCCGTGCT
This genomic interval carries:
- a CDS encoding RNA polymerase sigma factor SigF — encoded protein: MTERSRSGKAAWDKEKTRELFRRYKETGDPDAREQLVMSHMNLVRFLANKFKNRGEPLDDLMQVGYLGLLKAIDRFDPERGLEFTTFATPTILGEIKRHFRDKGWSVRVPRRLQELSAKVNQATDKLTNELQRSPKVEEIAEYLDVTVDEVLEAMESSSAYTSVPIEAPGASDSDDAPSILDRYADDDNELDFTDDRLVIEEAIRDFSPREREVIELRFVKGMTQIEIAKKLGISQVQVSRLLRRTLKKIQDKIDPDGVMIRS